The stretch of DNA CTCTTATATTTTTAGATTCAAATGATATAACGCCTTCATAGTCTATATTCTTTAATTCCCCAAATACGCTGAAAAAATCAATATTCCCCTCTCCAACAGCCAAATGTTCATCGTCATTTCCACTATTATCATGGCAATGGACATGAACAATACCCTGTCCTATTTTATTCAATTCTTTAACATATTTACTTGGATTTCCGCAGGCAGTATTTGCATGACCAATATCAAAGGTGATGCCTAAATATTTAGAGTCTATATCCTTTATAATCTCTTTCAAACTCTCAGGAGTTATGCCTAAAACCCCCATATAATTTGGCATATTTTCCAAACCAATCATAACTTCATAATCTTCCGCTACTTCAACTATATCATTTAATGTTGAAAAATTGTTATCCAGGAGCTCCTCCACATAGCTTGACCACAAAGGTGGAATATATCCAGGATGCACTGTCACAACATTTGCGTCAAGTTCAAATGCCCCCTCAATTGCTTCTATTATACAGTCAGTAGTTAATTGTCTCACTTTGGCGTTCATTGAGGCAGGATTTAAATCTGAGAATGGAGCATGAACAACAATTTCTACCTCATACCTGTTTTTTAACTCCATAAGATATTTTATATTTTTTGGGGTTAATTGATGACTTCCCTCACATACGATTTCCCAACAATCAAATTTATTTTCAGCAACCTTTTCTATGGATGATTGCAAGGTTTCAGGTAAAAATACAAGAGAAGATACTCCGAATTTCATAATATCACCACATTAAATAAAATATATATTAAATAAAATAAATAATAATCTATAAAATAAGATATAAATAAGATAATTATAAGGCATAATATAATTATAATTTAGTTAGTATAAAAATATTAAAAAATTATTTTATTCATACTCCTTATATATGCCTTTGAATATTACGGCATTTTCAGGAGAAACATATTTAGGATACGAAATTTTCTTTTTTAATTTACCTTCTGCAATAGCCTCGAAGAGCTCATCTACATTTTTATAGTTTCTCTCAACATAGGCACATACATTGCAATCCTTAACAAAATATTTGTCATTCTTTTTTATAAAATTATCTACGCCTTTTTTATTGAATACGGGAGGACCTATTTTAAGCTTAATATTTGGCAGTTCCCATACTAAAAATTCCCACGAAAGATAACACATATCATCATCTGCATAATTTCCACATCTTAAAAATTCAAAATCATTTTCAATTAAAATTTTATTGATACTTTTTTGTAGTTTTTCCATTTGAGGATATATTACATCATCAACAATATCTTTGTTTCTTCTAATACCCAATGTAAATAGCATTCCTTTTTTTCTATTGCCAAGTTTTTCATTTAAATTTTTATGATAATCATAAAAAAAGTCTTTTGAAGGATTTTTTAAAAACTGATATGAATAAAATATAAATTTGCAAAAATTCTCTTTACTCAGGGCTGCGGCTACATTTCTATTTAAATCCACAGGGTCATAAACTACAAGCGGGTCTTTGAAATCGGCAAATTTGTAATCTTTATTTAATTTATAAATATTGTATATTTCATTTAATATTATTTTCTTTCCAAGTTTCCATTTCTGAGCTCCGATTAATGTGTTTATAAATCCACCGTAATGTATTATTAGGAGCTCACATAGATATCCAGAAAATCCCTTAGTTTTTAAATCAGAGCCGTAAATACCAATACCTTTTAAGAATTTTTTTAAAAGTCTAACCTCATTATTTAATGTGTTTGATTTCAGCATTTTCTTTAAAAACTCGTTATGTAGGGGCGTTCTATCCACAGCAGACACTATATTTTCCCCCCAATTCAGTTTATAACAGGGCACTATATCTATGTCATACCTTCCAATCTTTGCTGATATATATGGATGTTCTGCATACTCTATCCAATATTTACCGTTTAATTTTTCTATTACCTTTTTACCTATTTTTAAAACAGTCTCTTTTAATACTTCTTTATCTACACCTTTTTTGAATCTTATGAAAATATCTATGTCGTAATCATTTTTTAAATTGGTATTTCGAGCAGTAGAGCCTACTTGAACTATATCCACAATTAAATGCCTTAATTTTTCATTGTTTAATTCATCATATAATTCATTTATTATTTTTTTAGAGAATTCCTTTATTTTCGTTTCTTCTTCTTTACTAGGAGATATATCATTTAATAATCCATCCAATACTTCTTTAACATCCTCCAATTCAAAATTTTCCTTATCCATAGTGAATCCCTCGATATTGATATAAAAAATAAAAATAATAAATAAGAAAGTAAAAGAATAAAAGAATAAAAAGCTATCAATAATATACTATAAAAAGATAAAATTTAGATGGCACTTTCCATATCATCTGATTCTTTATTTTCCAATACCTTTAAATGCTCGATATATCTTTTCATGTTTTCAGATTTTGGATTTATGTATTTAAATGCATTTTCCAATAATTTCATAGATAAATTTTTTGAAATTGCATCATCCTCATGAGAGAGATAATTGGCAATACATGCAGATAATAAAAAAATAGCAGCTCTCTGTTCAGTCTTTAATTTATGGATATGGTGAGGTCTAACATCCAATTCTTCATAAATCTTTATATATTCACAGGAATATTCACTTGGGACGAGCTCCCTATATACATGAACAAAGAATTGGTGGAGCTCCATAAGTTGCTCTTTATGCATTTTATCACTTCGATATAAAACATGAAAAAAATAATAAAATAATAATTATAGTTAAAAAATGAAAATTTTCACATGTTTAAGTATAATAAGATAAATTTTCACATGTTTAAGTATAATAAGATAAATTTTCACATGTTTAAGTATAATAAGATAAATTAAATATTATAAATGAAATCTTTTTATAATCATCCATGTTTAATATGTTGATGTATTATATATCTTTATATATATAATTTAGTGTTAAATATATTTCTATTCTATTTTATAAAAATTTAAAAATAAAAAAATCAAAATTATTTCTATTTTATTATTTTTTTATTTTTATCTTTTATTATATATTTTTAAGGATAACTACTATTATACAGTAGCAATAAAGGAGGTCATTTAATGAATACTACAAACATATTAAAAAAATATCCGTTATGTCATCGATGTTTTGGAAGACTCTATGCAAAATTACTCCATACATCAAACTATGAACGAGGGAAATCGCTAAAAATTGCAAAAGCTATTGAATTGGAATCAAAACTACGAATACTAATGGAAAATTATAACAATAAATTAAATAATAAAAAAGAAGAAAATAACGAAGAATTAAAAGAATTAGAAAATAATGGGATAAAAGGACTAAAATCAGAGATATCCGAAATAAAAGAACAGTTAAAATATCTCTATAAAAGTGGATTAACTGAAATAAAATTAATGGATATATTAGAAGAAGAAATAAGCGAAGAAATAGATGAAAAAAAGGAAGAAAATGTAGAACCATGCCCTTGGTGTAAAAATATTTTTGATAAGGAAAATTTAGAAATCATTTCAGAAAAGGTAATGAGTTTATTAAATGATTATGAATATGAAAAATTTTTAGTGGGAACTATGCTCCCAAAGAGCATAAAACAACTTGAAAAAGAACTTGAAACACCTTATATGGAAAGTATAAGACAGGAATTCAACAGAATTATGGGTAAGATATTGGTTGAAAAAACTGGAAAAATCGTTGATAAAATCAGTCCCGATATCGTTGTTATGATAAATCCATACAATAAAAAAATAAAATTGCAAGTAAATCCAATATTTATAAAAGGACGATATAAAAAGCTTGAAAGGGGAATTCCACAAACACATTGGCCTTGTAGGAATTGTAAGGGAAAAGGATGCGAAAAATGTAATTACACTGGAAAACAGTATCCAACCTCTGTGGAGGAGATAATAGCAGAACCTTTTATGAAGGTATTTAAAGGAGCAGATGAAGCGTTTCACGGTGCTGGTAGGGAAGATATTGATGTTAGGATGCTTGGAAATGGAAGACCTTTTGTTCTTCAAATAAAAGAACCAAAAATAAGAAAGGCAGATTTAGAAAAACTCAAAGAAGAAGTAAATAAAAGTGGAAAGGTTGAAATTCTTGATTTAGATTACGGCGTTAGAAAAGATGTTGTTTTCTTCAAAAATGAGCCCCATAAAAAAACCTATCTCGCTGTTGTAGAATGCGAAGAAGAAATAAGTGATGATGAAATTTCAGAGCTCGTGAATAAACTTGAAAATTTAACCATAAATCAAAGAACCCCTATAAGGGTATCTCACAGAAGAGCAGACTTGGTAAGGGTTCGTAAAGTATATAAAGCAGATGCTAAAAGGATAGATGCCAAAACCTTCGAGCTCACATTATACTGTGATGGTGGATTATATATAAAGGAGCTCATAAGTGGAGACGAAGGAAGAACATCTCCATCGGTTTCAGAGTTATTAAATAAAAAATGCATCTGCAAAATGCTCGATGTGTTAAATGTTCATGATATAGAAAATGAAGAAAATTAAGTTTTTATTATGAATATAATTAAATTTATGAATAAATATAGAATAAAATAATAACTTTTAAAACAATAACTTTTTATAGTTAAAATAAATATTATAGTGAAATTATTTATAAGATAGTATATAGTTATTATATAAAATATATTTATATATAAAACGATATATGTTAATAACATTATATTTATATATCGTAAATGGTTTATACTGAAACACATTAAACATAAAATATAGGAGGAATGATTATGGCACAAAAAAGTGAAGGATTTAGAAGTAAAACAAGATACAAACTTAAAAAACACCCAAGAGAAAAAGGATTGTTTCCAATCACAAGAGCTCTGAAAGAATATAAAGAAGGAGAAATAGTTCATGTTATAATTGACCCATCAGTTCAAAAAGGCATGCCTCATCCAAAATTCCACGGAAAAACAGGAACTGTTGTTGGTCAAAGAGGAAATGCATTTATTGTTAAGGTAAAGGATGGAAATAAATATAAAGACATAATTGTTAGACCACAGCACCTTAGAGAATGTAAAGCATAATTATTTTAAATATAATTTTTATGATATTTATAATTATTAATTTTTAATTTATAAAAATCTTTTTTAAGATGGGTATTATTATGATTGGAAAAGAATTAATCTCTGAAAGGTATGTTACAATATCTCATGCCAAAGAGATAATGACGAATAAGGCAAATGTTAGCGAGTTATCTTATGAACACGGGTGTGCATTGGATTACTTAGAAAAATTTGCACAGTTGAGTGCAGAAGATGCAGAAAATCTCGTTAAAGAATTAATCAATCTTGGATTAGATGAAAAAACAGCAATTAAAATAGCTGATATACTTCCAGATGATGAGGAAGATTTAAAGTTAATATTCTATAAATCCGATATTCCAAAGAATTCGGAAGAAATATTGGATGTTGTAAGCCAATATAAATAAATAATAAAATAATAATATATAATTTAATAAAAACATAATAATTATATAATTTCTCTTTTTAGTTCCATTATTAAGATTGCTGTTAAAATTTTAAATCCATATTAAATAAAAATATATATAATTTTAATTTTAATAACATTTAATTTATAATTTATAATTTTAATTTACAGGGTGTATAGTATGAAAAAATATAAATCTAAAAAAAGAAAATTTGAGAATTATGCCTATGTCTTGGATTTCCTTGAATATGGTTATCCCGATGATAAAAGACCTCTTCATCAAAGAAAGCCTATTGCACAGGGTTTTGGTGAAAAACAGTTTGTTCTAATGGAATTGGTGTTAAAAGATGATAAAACTGTTGAAATAGGGGAAAGGGTGTATATTGGAAAAGGTAAGAGGGATAAGGTTGAATATATTTCAAGAATGTTAAAATATGAAGAACTAACACCCACTGCAAAAACAGAGTTATTTTATGTTATAAAAGAGGCAGTTAAAAGGAATGAAAAAAAATTTATCCAATTTATAAATGAATGCGGACCAATAACGAATAAAATGCACTCTCTTCAACTTCTTCCAGGTATCGGTAAAACTACTATGTGGAAAATAATCGAGGAAAGGGAAGCCAAACCTTTTGAAAGTTTTGAAGATGTTGAAAAAAGGGTTCATAGAAATTTATTAGACGCCATATCAAAAAGGATAGAGGAAGAATTAAAAGAACCTCAAAAATACTATTTATTTGTGCAGTGGAAAGAACATCAACAATAGAATAAATATTTTTATATTATATTTTATTTAATTTAGTTTTATTATTTTTAATTTTATTAATCTATTATAACTTTATAACTTTATAACTTTATTGTTAGCTTTATTTTTAAGGGATATTATGAAGATACTAATGCCTACAATATTTCACCCATATATAGGAGGAATTACATTTCATGTGGAAAACATAATAAAAGAATTGAATAAACTAAATAAACTAAATAATAGTGATTATGAATTCCATATTCTAAACTATAAATCAAAAATCAATAGTAATAATAGCAATAATAGAGATAATAACAGCTATAACTTCAATAGTTCCAATATTTGCATACATAATGTTCCCTACATCCCAAAAATTAGGGGGATAAGTTATGTTTATAACGGATATAACATTGGAAAGGAGCTCCTACATAATAAGGATATCGATATAATCCACAGTCATTATGCATTTCCTCAGGGGTTTTTAGGAGCTATTTTAAAAAATAAATACAATATTCCACATATATTGACACTTCATGGAAGCGATATATTGAGATTATCAAAAAATCCCCTAGGAAAACTATTTTTTAATTATGTCGTAAAAAACTGCGATAAAATTATCTGTGTAAGTGAATTTTTAAAATATCAACTTCCAAAAGCCTATCAAAATAAAACAGAAGTGATATATAATGGCGTGGATTTTGATTTATTTTATGATATCAATAGGGATGAAAATTATGGACTTTTTGTTGGTTCATTTGTTCCGCAGAAAGGTATCGATATTTTAATTGATGCTGTTAAAGATATCGACTTCAATTTTAAACTCATTGGGGATGGTATTTTATTTAATATCATTAAAACTAAAATTGATAGGGAAAATATATCAAACATCGAACTTCTTGGGAAAAAGAATCAGAAAGAAGTAGCAGAATATATTAAAAAATGCAGTTTTTTAGTGCTTCCATCCATTTCAGAAGGTCTTGGAATGGTATTGCTTGAAGCCATGGCATCGGGAAAAGCTGTTATTGGCACAAATGTTGGGGGAATTCCTGAACTAGTTAAAGACAATTTTAACGGTTTTTTAATTGAACCAAAAAATCCAAATGTATTAAGGGAAAAAATAAATATTCTAATTAATGATAAAGATTTAAGAAGAGAAATGGGAAAAAATGGGAAAAGATTTTCAAAAGGATTTTCATGGAAAGAATCTGCAAAAAGAGTAAATGAAATATATAATAATTTAGTAATTGAGTAATAATAAATATCTAATAAATAATAAATAATAAAAAAATATAATAAATAAAGAAATAAACTAAAAATAAAAATAAGAATTATAATAAACTAAAATAACTAAAAAATTAAAATTAAAAATTAAAATTAAAAGTTAATGATTAATATGATGATACCGATATTTGTTAATTTAGAGAAATTTAAAGTATGTATTTTTGGATTTGGAGATGTTGGGAAAAGGAGATTTAATAAACTATTAAATGCCAATCCTTATAAAATAACCATCTATTCAAAAGATATTGACCAAGAGGAAATCAATAAATATGAAAATAATTATAGAAATGTTGAATTTATAACATGCGATATAAACAATCTATCCAATGACGATTTAAAAAATATTATTCAAAAATACGATTTTATTATTTCTGCAATCGATGAAAAAAATAATAAAAGAATAGTTCATATTTCAAAAAAATTAAATAAATTTATCAGTTCCTCTACTTTTGAAAAGAATATAAATTTAATAATACCTGCCTACTGCAATGTGGATGATATATATTTTACAGTATATACGCAAGGAAAAAGCCCTTTAATAGCTAAAAATATAAGAAAACTTGTTGAAAACTACCTAAAAAATCATGAGTATGACATAGATGCCCAAAATAGTATAAGAGATTTTTTAAAAAATAATATTTCTTCGCAGAAGGATAGAAAAAGGATTCTTGAAAAGATATTTAAAAATAAAGATTTTAAAAGAGAATTTTTAGAATTGGTTGATAAATACAAATAAAATTGGTGTAAT from Methanothermococcus okinawensis IH1 encodes:
- a CDS encoding sugar phosphate isomerase/epimerase family protein, which gives rise to MKFGVSSLVFLPETLQSSIEKVAENKFDCWEIVCEGSHQLTPKNIKYLMELKNRYEVEIVVHAPFSDLNPASMNAKVRQLTTDCIIEAIEGAFELDANVVTVHPGYIPPLWSSYVEELLDNNFSTLNDIVEVAEDYEVMIGLENMPNYMGVLGITPESLKEIIKDIDSKYLGITFDIGHANTACGNPSKYVKELNKIGQGIVHVHCHDNSGNDDEHLAVGEGNIDFFSVFGELKNIDYEGVISFESKNIRDAVKSREIVKELIFNIELDKKGILNIKI
- the cca gene encoding CCA tRNA nucleotidyltransferase, giving the protein MDKENFELEDVKEVLDGLLNDISPSKEEETKIKEFSKKIINELYDELNNEKLRHLIVDIVQVGSTARNTNLKNDYDIDIFIRFKKGVDKEVLKETVLKIGKKVIEKLNGKYWIEYAEHPYISAKIGRYDIDIVPCYKLNWGENIVSAVDRTPLHNEFLKKMLKSNTLNNEVRLLKKFLKGIGIYGSDLKTKGFSGYLCELLIIHYGGFINTLIGAQKWKLGKKIILNEIYNIYKLNKDYKFADFKDPLVVYDPVDLNRNVAAALSKENFCKFIFYSYQFLKNPSKDFFYDYHKNLNEKLGNRKKGMLFTLGIRRNKDIVDDVIYPQMEKLQKSINKILIENDFEFLRCGNYADDDMCYLSWEFLVWELPNIKLKIGPPVFNKKGVDNFIKKNDKYFVKDCNVCAYVERNYKNVDELFEAIAEGKLKKKISYPKYVSPENAVIFKGIYKEYE
- a CDS encoding UPF0058 family protein; amino-acid sequence: MHKEQLMELHQFFVHVYRELVPSEYSCEYIKIYEELDVRPHHIHKLKTEQRAAIFLLSACIANYLSHEDDAISKNLSMKLLENAFKYINPKSENMKRYIEHLKVLENKESDDMESAI
- a CDS encoding tRNA pseudouridine(54/55) synthase Pus10, which translates into the protein MNTTNILKKYPLCHRCFGRLYAKLLHTSNYERGKSLKIAKAIELESKLRILMENYNNKLNNKKEENNEELKELENNGIKGLKSEISEIKEQLKYLYKSGLTEIKLMDILEEEISEEIDEKKEENVEPCPWCKNIFDKENLEIISEKVMSLLNDYEYEKFLVGTMLPKSIKQLEKELETPYMESIRQEFNRIMGKILVEKTGKIVDKISPDIVVMINPYNKKIKLQVNPIFIKGRYKKLERGIPQTHWPCRNCKGKGCEKCNYTGKQYPTSVEEIIAEPFMKVFKGADEAFHGAGREDIDVRMLGNGRPFVLQIKEPKIRKADLEKLKEEVNKSGKVEILDLDYGVRKDVVFFKNEPHKKTYLAVVECEEEISDDEISELVNKLENLTINQRTPIRVSHRRADLVRVRKVYKADAKRIDAKTFELTLYCDGGLYIKELISGDEGRTSPSVSELLNKKCICKMLDVLNVHDIENEEN
- a CDS encoding 50S ribosomal protein L21e — protein: MAQKSEGFRSKTRYKLKKHPREKGLFPITRALKEYKEGEIVHVIIDPSVQKGMPHPKFHGKTGTVVGQRGNAFIVKVKDGNKYKDIIVRPQHLRECKA
- a CDS encoding RNA polymerase Rpb4 family protein, with the protein product MIGKELISERYVTISHAKEIMTNKANVSELSYEHGCALDYLEKFAQLSAEDAENLVKELINLGLDEKTAIKIADILPDDEEDLKLIFYKSDIPKNSEEILDVVSQYK
- a CDS encoding DUF655 domain-containing protein, coding for MKKYKSKKRKFENYAYVLDFLEYGYPDDKRPLHQRKPIAQGFGEKQFVLMELVLKDDKTVEIGERVYIGKGKRDKVEYISRMLKYEELTPTAKTELFYVIKEAVKRNEKKFIQFINECGPITNKMHSLQLLPGIGKTTMWKIIEEREAKPFESFEDVEKRVHRNLLDAISKRIEEELKEPQKYYLFVQWKEHQQ
- a CDS encoding glycosyltransferase family 4 protein, which codes for MKILMPTIFHPYIGGITFHVENIIKELNKLNKLNNSDYEFHILNYKSKINSNNSNNRDNNSYNFNSSNICIHNVPYIPKIRGISYVYNGYNIGKELLHNKDIDIIHSHYAFPQGFLGAILKNKYNIPHILTLHGSDILRLSKNPLGKLFFNYVVKNCDKIICVSEFLKYQLPKAYQNKTEVIYNGVDFDLFYDINRDENYGLFVGSFVPQKGIDILIDAVKDIDFNFKLIGDGILFNIIKTKIDRENISNIELLGKKNQKEVAEYIKKCSFLVLPSISEGLGMVLLEAMASGKAVIGTNVGGIPELVKDNFNGFLIEPKNPNVLREKINILINDKDLRREMGKNGKRFSKGFSWKESAKRVNEIYNNLVIE
- a CDS encoding precorrin-2 dehydrogenase/sirohydrochlorin ferrochelatase family protein, whose translation is MIPIFVNLEKFKVCIFGFGDVGKRRFNKLLNANPYKITIYSKDIDQEEINKYENNYRNVEFITCDINNLSNDDLKNIIQKYDFIISAIDEKNNKRIVHISKKLNKFISSSTFEKNINLIIPAYCNVDDIYFTVYTQGKSPLIAKNIRKLVENYLKNHEYDIDAQNSIRDFLKNNISSQKDRKRILEKIFKNKDFKREFLELVDKYK